Genomic window (Saccharothrix australiensis):
CCCGGTTTCGAACGGCAGCCGCCACAGGACCTGGCCGCGGAGCAGTCCGTGCTGGGCGGGATGCTGCTGAGCAAGGACGCCATCGCCGACGTCGTCGAGGTGCTCGCGCCCAACGACTTCTACCGGCCCGCGCACCAGGCGGTGTACGACTGCATCCTCGACCTCTACGGGCGGGGCGAGCCCGCCGACCCGATCACGGTGTCGGCGGAGCTGGAGCGCCGGGGCGAGCTGCTGCGCGTGGGCGGCGCGCCGTACCTGCACACGCTGATCGCGACCGTGCCGACCGCCGCGAACGCCTCCTACTACGCCGAGATCGTGGCGGAGAAGGCCGTGCTGCGGCGGCTGGTGGAGGCGGGCACCCGGATCGTCCAGCTCGGGTACAACGGCGCGGAGGGCGCCGACGTGGACGAGGTCGTCGACCGCGCGCAGGCCGCCATCTACGAGGTCACCGAGCGCCGCACGACCGAGGACTACGTGGTGCTGGAGGAGCTGCTCCAGCCGACGATGGACGAGATCGACGCCATCGCCTCGCGCGGCGGCTCGTCGCTGGGCATCCCCACGGGCTTCGCCGACCTGGACGAGCTGACCAACGGCCTCCACCCCGGCCAGATGATCATCGTGGCGGCCCGCCCCGGTGTCGGCAAGTCCACCCTGGGCCTCGACTTCGCCCGGTCGTGCTCGGTGAAGCACGGCCTGACCAGCGCGATCTTCTCGCTGGAGATGAGCCGCACCGAGATCGTCATGCGGATGCTGTCCGCCGAGGCCCGCATCCGGCTCGGCGACATGCGCGGTGGCCGGATGAGCGACGACGACTGGACCAGGCTGGCCAGGCGGATGAGCGAGATCAGCGAGGCGCCGCTGTTCGTCGACGACTCGCCGAACCTGACCATGATGGAGATCAGGGCCAAGGCCAGGCGCCTCAAGCAGCGCCACGACCTGCGCCTGGTGGTGGTCGACTACCTCCAGCTGATGTCGTCGGGCAAGCGCAGCGAGTCGCGCCAGCAGGAGGTCTCGGAGTTCTCCCGGAACCTGAAGCTCATCGCGAAGGAGCTGGAGGTGCCGGTCATCGCGATCAGCCAGCTGAACCGCGGCCCGGAGCAGCGGACCGACAAGCGGCCCCAGCTGTCGGACCTGCGCGAGTCCGGTTCGCTGGAGCAGGACGCCGACATGGTGATCCTGATCAACCGCCCGGACGCGTGGGAGCGCGACGACCCGCGGGCGGGCGAGGCGGACCTGATCATCGCGAAGCACCGCGCCGGCCCGACCGCGACCATCACGGTGGCCCACCAGCTGCACTACAGCCGGTTCGCCGACCTCGCCCAGGGCTGAGCACCGCCTGCGCAGGGTCTCGAACCCGACTTCATCTTGAGCTGCTCGGCCTATGGGAACGGTGATGGCGAGTACGCCAGATCCGGAATCGTTTCGCGTTTTGGGAGTGTTCGGTCGTGGGTGCGGAGAAGCTGACCGAGTGGCCGGCAATGGGCTCCAGCAGGCCCGACATCGGTTAGGAGGCTCGGATATTTCGGCGCACGGCGTCGAGGTAGTCGGTGATGGCCTGGTGGTTCTTGGTGAGGCATTCGATTTTTTCGGCCATGCGGTCGCGTTCACGTTCGAGCGTCGCGACCATGTCCGGCGTGACGTAGGGCATGTGGATCGTGCGGGGGGTGTTCAGGCAGGGCAGGATCTGCTTGATGATCCGTGTGGGCAGCCCTACATCGAGCAGACCTCGTACCTGGAGAACCCGGTCGACGACGTACTCCTCGTAGTCCCGGTATCCGTTGGGCAGTCGAGCTGACTCGATCAGCCCCTGCTCCTCGTAGTAGCGCAGCAACCTCATCGGGGTCCGGGTGCGCGTCGACAGCTCACCGATCCGCATGTCCCTCTCCTCGCCCTCTGTGGCCGGCGTTCTGTGACTTGGCGGACACCGAGTGGACCTTCACACTGATGTCACCCATCGATGATAAGGCCATGTCACGACCAGGTACTCTGCCACTTCACTCGACAACGAACGCCCGGCTCCCGCTGGCGGGTCTGCTGGCCTTGGCCACCACCGGGTTCATCACGCTCCTGACCGAGACGATGCCCGCCGGGGTGCTTCCCGAGATGAGCCGAGACCTGGGGGTGAGCGAGACTGCTGCCGGGCAGAGCGTCACCGCCTTCGCGATCGGGGCGATCCTCGCCGCGATCCCGCTCACCGCGGCGACGACCGGCTGGCCGCGCCGACACCTGCTGCTGGTGGCCATCGCAGGATTCGCGATCGCCAACACCGTCACCGCGCTCTCCGAGAGCCTCGCGCTCACGCTGGCCGCCCGGTTCCTCGGCGGCATCGTCGGCGGGCTGCTCTGGGCGCTGTTGGCCGGGTACACGCGACGGATGGTTCCCCCACATCAGCGCGGCAAGGCGATGGCGATCGCGATGGCGGGCGGAACCGTTGCCCTGTCCGTCGGAGTTCCTGCTGCCGCGCTCCTGGCCAAGCTCGTCGAGTGGCGGTACGCGTTCGGGATCATGACCGCCCTCACGCTCGCGTTGATCGTGTGGGTCGTCGCGGCGGTGCCGAACTTCCCCGGACAACCCAAGGGCTCACGGCTCCCGCTCGCCCGCACCTTCCGAATTCCCGGCGTAGCGCCCGTGCTCCTCGTGACCCTCACGTTCGTGCTCGCCCACAACACCCTCTACACCTACATCGCCCCGTTCCTCACGCCGCTCGGCATGGCAGGTCAAGTCGACGCCGTGCTGCTCACCTTCGGCCTGGTGTCGCTGGTGAGCATCTGGATCGCCGGAGCGCTCATCCACCGGCACCTGCGCCTCCTCATGATCCTCGCGTGTGTGCTCTTCGCGACGTTTGCGGTTCTGCTCGGCTTCTTCTCCAGCGCGCCTGCGCTCGTCTACGCCGGCGCAGCGCTCTGGGGGCTCGCGTTCGGCGGCACTTCCACCCTGCTGCAGACCGCGGTCGCCGAAGCAGCGGGCGACGCCGGCGATGTCGCCCAAGCACTCCTCACCACCGGGTGGAACGTCGGGATCGCCGGTGGTGGCGTCATCGGAGGTCTCGTCCTCGGCGGATTGGACGCATCCTGGCTGAGTTGGGTCGCGCTCGCACTGCTCGTCCCTGCACTCGCCACTGTGCTCACGGCACGCGAACACGGGTTCACCAAGGGGGAACTCGGCAGCCGCTGAACCACCGCTTCCCGCGGCCCAAGAACTGACGAGCGCTCAGCGCCTCGTCTCGTACCTGGTCAGGACCACGCCGCCGGGGAACGTCCGCGTCTCCACCAGGTTCAGGTTCACCCAGCTGTCCAGCGCGGTGGAGAACGGCGTGCCGCCGCCCACCAGGACCGGGTAGGTGGCCAGCTGG
Coding sequences:
- the dnaB gene encoding replicative DNA helicase, with amino-acid sequence MALVDDRGMAEPGFERQPPQDLAAEQSVLGGMLLSKDAIADVVEVLAPNDFYRPAHQAVYDCILDLYGRGEPADPITVSAELERRGELLRVGGAPYLHTLIATVPTAANASYYAEIVAEKAVLRRLVEAGTRIVQLGYNGAEGADVDEVVDRAQAAIYEVTERRTTEDYVVLEELLQPTMDEIDAIASRGGSSLGIPTGFADLDELTNGLHPGQMIIVAARPGVGKSTLGLDFARSCSVKHGLTSAIFSLEMSRTEIVMRMLSAEARIRLGDMRGGRMSDDDWTRLARRMSEISEAPLFVDDSPNLTMMEIRAKARRLKQRHDLRLVVVDYLQLMSSGKRSESRQQEVSEFSRNLKLIAKELEVPVIAISQLNRGPEQRTDKRPQLSDLRESGSLEQDADMVILINRPDAWERDDPRAGEADLIIAKHRAGPTATITVAHQLHYSRFADLAQG
- a CDS encoding MerR family transcriptional regulator, whose amino-acid sequence is MRIGELSTRTRTPMRLLRYYEEQGLIESARLPNGYRDYEEYVVDRVLQVRGLLDVGLPTRIIKQILPCLNTPRTIHMPYVTPDMVATLERERDRMAEKIECLTKNHQAITDYLDAVRRNIRAS
- a CDS encoding MFS transporter codes for the protein MSPIDDKAMSRPGTLPLHSTTNARLPLAGLLALATTGFITLLTETMPAGVLPEMSRDLGVSETAAGQSVTAFAIGAILAAIPLTAATTGWPRRHLLLVAIAGFAIANTVTALSESLALTLAARFLGGIVGGLLWALLAGYTRRMVPPHQRGKAMAIAMAGGTVALSVGVPAAALLAKLVEWRYAFGIMTALTLALIVWVVAAVPNFPGQPKGSRLPLARTFRIPGVAPVLLVTLTFVLAHNTLYTYIAPFLTPLGMAGQVDAVLLTFGLVSLVSIWIAGALIHRHLRLLMILACVLFATFAVLLGFFSSAPALVYAGAALWGLAFGGTSTLLQTAVAEAAGDAGDVAQALLTTGWNVGIAGGGVIGGLVLGGLDASWLSWVALALLVPALATVLTAREHGFTKGELGSR